In Dermacentor silvarum isolate Dsil-2018 chromosome 2, BIME_Dsil_1.4, whole genome shotgun sequence, the following proteins share a genomic window:
- the LOC119441493 gene encoding cytochrome b-c1 complex subunit 6, mitochondrial — translation MDKKAKKEAASSDEGLVDPLDTLRAECRAKDKCVAYNQKLDECNARVRSRSQTLESCTEELFDFLHCVDHCASKDVFKHLK, via the coding sequence ATGGACAAAAAGGCGAAGAAGGAAGCGGCCTCCTCCGACGAAGGCCTGGTGGACCCGCTGGACACGCTACGAGCCGAATGCCGCGCCAAGGACAAGTGCGTCGCCTACAACCAGAAGCTGGACGAGTGCAACGCGCGCGTCCGCAGTCGCTCGCAGACGCTCGAGTCGTGCACCGAGGAACTGTTCGATTTCCTGCACTGCGTCGACCATTGTGCCTCCAAGGATGTCTTCAAGCACCTCAAGTAG